In one Oryzias latipes chromosome 13, ASM223467v1 genomic region, the following are encoded:
- the LOC101172555 gene encoding NLR family CARD domain-containing protein 3, translating to MKMSCSEEEEAHSRGLKEVQPSEGGPEPCRPDPGSWDSQGQTLPSASSSCGSMKSDRSKGQPENFSSGCGSADSKAPPLTLEDRPAAFICESLKSDKSREYVINFKHGPGPLKSRERKRRSVSEEEPQSGCVLCQDVLKDPVSTSCGHWFCRRCITSHWDQSAASGHRSCPDCSSRSTPDVGLKEPLDEHQISLRRRCEHATEESGKEMPLNRIYTELYITEGLREEVQTQHEVRQLETSSKTNRRHDAPIRNQDILKPLPDQHGSIRVVLTSGVAGAGKSFSVQKFTLDWAEGSENQDISAVVPLSFRELNLIRDQQHSLLSLIQLFHPTFQKIPAEQLSVCKLLFICDGLDESRLSLDFSNSPAVSDVTQTSSVNVLLINLIQGRLLPSALVWITSRPAAANQIPASCVDRLTEVRGFNDAQKEEYFRRRFPDEEQSSRIISHIKTSRSLHIMCEVPVFCWITAVVLENMVSTEQGTELPTTLTDMYSHFLMVQTKRKKNKYQQEHQTSPQELAEADREVLLKLGGLAFENLEKGNIMFYQEDLQQCGLDVTEASVYSGVCTEIFRRECGIFQKAVYSFVHLSVQEFLAAVYMFHCYSNRNTKVMKDFLKDQRNISSLDEFLSRVMEKSLQSKTGHLDLCVRFLHGLSVESNQRLLGGLLGQTDQSPETIQRVTNNLKMVQKDEETPEDYSLPWQMMSGDQISPDRRINIFHCLMEMKDLSVHKDVQEFLKSENRAEKRLSEIHCSALAYMLQMSEEVLDQLDLDEYNMTNEARRRLIPAVRNCRKFRLTNCGLSETDCGVVASALKSNPSHLTELDLSKNQLKHSAVELLCAGLQSPNCRLQILRLERCSLLENSCAALISALKSNPSHLIELDLRNCDLRDSGLILLSGLVESLDCRLQTLRLERSSLSDVGFIALGTALQKNPSHLTELDLSINKNLQDSGLVHLCGFLKDPLCQLQVLRLRGCEFSAVSCAALVSALRSNPSHLAELDLRDNFLEDSDVQQLQDLVESPDFKLQTLRTESW from the exons ATGAAGATGAGTTgctcagaggaagaggaggcacaCAGCCGTGGGCTGAAGGAGGTGCAGCCATCTGAAGGAGGGCCTGAACCCTGTAGGCCTGATCCTGGATCCTGGGACTCACA AGGTCAGACGCTCCCGTCTGCATCGTCCAGCTGTGGATCCATGAAGAGCGACAGATCCAAAGGTCAACCTGAAAACTTCAGTTCTGGATGTGGATCTGCAGACTCAAA AGCTCCGCCCCTCACACTGGAGGACCGCCCAGCAGCATTCATCTGTGAGTCCTTGAAGAGCGACAAATCCAGAGAATACGTCATTAACTTCAAACATGGACCTGGACCCTTAAAGTCCAG agagaggaagaggagatctGTTAGTGAAGAGGAGCCGCAGTCCGGCTGCGTTTTATGTCAGGACGTCCTGAAGGATCCGGTCTCCACCAGCTGTGGACATTGGTTCTGTAGAAGGTGCATCACCTCTCACTGGGACCAGTCTGCTGCATCAGGACACCGGTCCTGTCCTGATTGTAGTTCAAGGTCCACACCGG ATGTTGGACTGAAGGAGCCATTAGATGAACATCAGATCAGTTTGAGGAGGAGATGTGAACATGCAACTGAAGAATCAGGAAAAGAAATGCCCCTGAACCGGATCTACACTGAGCTCTACATCACAGAGGGACTGAGAGAAGAGGTCCAGACCCAACATGAGGTGAGGCAGCTGGAGACCTCCTCCAAGACCAACAGGCGTCATGATGCTCCAATCAGGAACCAGGACATCCTGAAACCCTTACCTGACCAGCATGGATCCATCAGAGTGGTTCTGACCAGTGGCGTTGctggagctggaaaaagcttctcggtgcagaagttcactctggactgggcAGAGGGCTCGGAGAACCAAGACATCAGTGCTGTGGTTCCTCTTTCCTTCAGGGAGCTGAACTTGATCAGAGACCAGCAGCACAGTCTTCTCTCTCTGATCCAGCTGTTCCATCCAACGTTCCAGAAGATCCCAGCAGAgcagctgtctgtctgcaaaCTTCTCTTCATCTGTGACGGTCTGGATGAAAGCAGACTTTCTCTGGACTTCAGCAACAGTCCGGCGGTGTCTGATGTCACACAGACGTCCTCAGTCAACGTGCTGCTGATAAACCTCATCCAGGGACGTCTGCTGCCCTCAGCTCTGGTCTGGATCACgtccagacctgcagcagccaatcagatccctgcttcatgtgtggacagactgacagaagtaCGAGGCTTCAATGATGCtcagaaggaggagtacttcaggaGGAGGTTCCCAGATGAAGAGCAGTCCAGCAGAATCATCTCCCACATCAAGACCTCCAGGAGCCTTCACATCATGTGTGAGGTtccagtcttctgctggatcactgctgtGGTTCTGGAGAACATGGTGTCCACAGAGCAGGGAACGGAGCTGCCCACCACCCTGACTGACATGTACTCCCACTTCCTGATGGtccagacaaagaggaagaagaacaagTACCAGCAGGAACATCAGACAAGTCCACAAGAGCTGGCAGAGGCGGACAGGGAAGTTCTTCTGAAGCTGGGGGGGCTGGCATTTGAAAATCTGGAGAAAGGAAACATCATGTTCTACCAAGAAGACCTGCAGCAGTGTGGTCTGGACGTCACCGAGGCCTCGGTGTACTCTGGAGTTTGTACTGAGATCTTCAGAAGAGAGTGTGGAATCTTCCAGAAAGCGGTCTACAGCTTTGTTCATCTGAgcgttcaggagtttctggctgcagTCTACATGTTCCACTGTTACTCCAACAGGAACACCAAAGTTATGAAGGACTTCCTGAAGGATCAAAGAAACATCTCATCTCTGGATGAGTTTCTGAGTAGAGTCATGGAGAAATCCCTGCAGAGCAAAACTGGACATCTGGACCTTTGTGTTCGATTCCTTCATGGCCTCTCTGTGGAGTCCAACCAGAGGCTCTTAGGGGGTCTGCTGGGTCAGACGGACCAGAGTCCAGAAACCATCCAGAGAGTCACCAACAACCTCAAGATGGTACAGAAGGACGAGGAGACACCAGAAGACTACTCTCTGCCATGGCAGATGATGAGTGGAGATCAAATCTCTCCTGACAGAAGAATCAACATCTTCCACtgtctgatggagatgaaggacCTCTCAGTCCATAAAGACGTTCAGGAGTTCCTGAAGTCAGAGAACAGAGCAGAGAAGAGACTCTCAGAGATCCACTGCTCTGCTCTGGCCTACATGCTGCAGATGTCAGAGGAGGTTCTGGATCAGCTGGACCTGGACGAGTACAACATGACAAACGAGGCTCGGCGGAGGCTGATCCCAGCTGTGAGGAACTGCAGGAAGTTCAG ACTCACCAACTGTGGACTCTCAGAGACGGACTGTGGAGTCGTGGCTTCAGCCctgaagtccaacccgtcccacctgacCGAGCTGGACCTGAGCAAGAACCAGCTGAAGCATTCAGCAGTGGAGCTCCTGTGTGCCGGACTGCAAAGTCCAAACTGCAGACTACAGATTCTGAG GTTGGAGCGCTGCAGTCTGCTGGAGAACAGCTGCGCTGCTCTGATCTCggctctgaagtccaacccgtcccaTCTGATCGAGCTGGACCTGAGAAACTGCGACCTGCGGGATTCAGGACTGATTCTCTTGAGTGGTTTGGTGGAGAGTCttgactgcagactgcagactctgag GCTGGAGCGCAGCTCCTTGTCGGATGTCGGTTTTATCGCTCTGGGAACAGCTCTACAGAAGAACCCGTCCCATCTGACCGAACTGGACCTGAGCATTaacaaaaacctgcaggatTCTGGACTggttcatctgtgtggtttccTGAAGGACCCCCTCTGCCAGCTGCAGGTTCTGAG GTTGAGGGGCTGTGAGTTTTCGGCAGTCAGCTGTGcagctctggtctcagctctgaggTCCAACCCGTCCCATCTagcagaactggacctgagagACAACTTTTTGGAGGATTcggatgttcagcagctccaggatctggtggagagtccagacttcaaactgcagactctgag GACGGAGTCCTGGTGA